Proteins encoded in a region of the Pseudothermotoga elfii DSM 9442 = NBRC 107921 genome:
- the rpmD gene encoding 50S ribosomal protein L30 has translation MAKIKIELVKSPIGYKYDQRDTLKALGLRKVHDVVIQPDIPQIRGMINKVRHLVLVKALEEEE, from the coding sequence ATGGCAAAAATTAAGATAGAGCTTGTCAAAAGCCCAATAGGTTATAAATATGATCAGCGTGATACGCTTAAAGCTCTTGGCCTGAGAAAGGTTCATGATGTTGTGATACAACCGGATATACCTCAGATAAGAGGGATGATTAACAAAGTAAGGCACCTTGTTTTAGTAAAAGCACTTGAGGAGGAGGAATGA
- the rpsK gene encoding 30S ribosomal protein S11: protein MARRSEGKKKRKILTDRGVVHIKSTFNNTVITLSDADGATILWSSGGTAGFEGTRKGTPYAAQLAADKIAKEALRLGIKRVDVLVKGPGPGREAAIRTLQAAGLEVDSIKDVTPIPFNGCRPKKKRRV, encoded by the coding sequence ATGGCAAGAAGATCAGAAGGAAAGAAAAAGAGAAAAATTCTAACAGATCGTGGAGTTGTTCATATAAAATCTACTTTCAACAACACTGTTATAACTCTCTCGGATGCAGATGGGGCAACGATTTTATGGTCCAGTGGAGGTACGGCGGGATTCGAGGGAACCAGAAAAGGAACACCATATGCTGCTCAGCTTGCAGCAGATAAGATCGCAAAAGAAGCTTTAAGGCTTGGTATAAAAAGAGTTGATGTACTTGTAAAAGGACCTGGACCGGGTAGAGAAGCTGCAATCAGGACACTTCAGGCAGCTGGTTTAGAGGTAGATAGCATCAAAGATGTTACGCCTATACCATTCAATGGATGCCGGCCGAAAAAGAAACGCAGGGTATAG
- the rplP gene encoding 50S ribosomal protein L16 — MLMPKRVKYRKQQRGRMRGEAKGGTTVDFGEWGLKALAPAWITAQQIEAGRIAIMRVMKRSGKLWIRVFPDKPYTKKPAESRQGKGKGNVEGWVSVVKPGKIIFEIAGVDENTAKEALKYAASKFPIPTKIVSRSNIGGEAV; from the coding sequence ATGTTGATGCCTAAGAGGGTAAAATACAGAAAGCAGCAGCGCGGTAGAATGCGCGGAGAAGCAAAAGGTGGAACCACCGTTGATTTTGGTGAATGGGGTCTGAAGGCTCTGGCACCAGCCTGGATAACTGCGCAACAAATAGAGGCAGGGCGTATAGCTATAATGAGGGTTATGAAAAGAAGTGGAAAGCTATGGATAAGAGTTTTTCCAGATAAGCCCTACACGAAAAAGCCTGCTGAGAGTAGACAGGGTAAAGGGAAAGGAAACGTTGAAGGTTGGGTTAGTGTGGTAAAACCGGGAAAGATTATTTTCGAGATAGCCGGTGTTGATGAAAATACGGCGAAAGAAGCTTTAAAATATGCAGCGAGTAAATTTCCTATCCCAACAAAAATAGTCTCAAGATCAAATATCGGAGGTGAGGCTGTATGA
- the rplX gene encoding 50S ribosomal protein L24: protein MRVKKDDLVEVISGKDKGKRGKVLKVLPRENKVVIQGVNIVKRHQRPIPQLREGGIIEREAPIYASKVMLVCPNCDKPTRVGMRFLDDGAKVRFCKKCGEIVDKA, encoded by the coding sequence GTGAGAGTAAAAAAGGATGATCTTGTAGAAGTTATCTCTGGAAAAGATAAAGGAAAAAGAGGAAAAGTTTTGAAGGTTCTACCGAGAGAAAATAAAGTAGTTATACAGGGGGTCAATATAGTTAAGCGACATCAAAGACCTATTCCGCAGCTTAGAGAGGGAGGAATAATTGAAAGAGAGGCGCCAATATATGCATCCAAAGTTATGCTTGTATGTCCGAATTGTGATAAGCCTACAAGAGTTGGCATGCGATTTCTTGACGATGGTGCTAAAGTGAGATTTTGTAAGAAATGTGGTGAGATTGTAGACAAGGCGTGA
- the rpsE gene encoding 30S ribosomal protein S5, translating into MDEILEEELEKKESEEFEERIVEIRRTAKVTKGGKTLSFRVLAVVGNRKGKVGVGVGKAREVPEAIRKAIAAARASVVEIPLYKTTIPHEVFGRQDASKVLLRPAAPGTGIIAGSTVRAVVELAGVQNVLTKCLGSTASVNLALATLNGLKDLVSPEKAAKLRDITPAQVLYGARKEA; encoded by the coding sequence ATGGATGAGATACTCGAGGAAGAATTGGAAAAAAAGGAATCTGAGGAATTTGAGGAACGTATAGTTGAAATCAGAAGAACAGCAAAGGTTACTAAAGGAGGAAAAACTTTAAGTTTCAGAGTGCTTGCTGTTGTTGGAAATAGAAAGGGAAAAGTTGGAGTTGGCGTAGGTAAAGCAAGAGAAGTACCGGAGGCTATAAGAAAAGCTATAGCGGCTGCTCGTGCTTCAGTTGTTGAGATTCCTCTTTACAAAACAACTATCCCGCACGAGGTTTTTGGAAGACAAGATGCGTCAAAAGTGCTTTTAAGACCTGCTGCACCAGGCACGGGAATTATTGCTGGAAGTACAGTCAGGGCTGTTGTTGAGCTTGCTGGCGTTCAGAATGTGTTAACTAAATGCCTTGGATCAACTGCGTCGGTGAATTTAGCTCTTGCAACTCTTAACGGATTGAAAGACCTTGTTTCTCCTGAAAAAGCAGCCAAGTTGAGAGATATAACTCCTGCTCAGGTTTTATATGGAGCCAGGAAGGAGGCTTAA
- a CDS encoding type Z 30S ribosomal protein S14, whose translation MPRKGIIERWKRPKKFKVREYTRCSVCGRPKAVYREFGLCRVCFRKMALEGKLPGVKKASW comes from the coding sequence ATGCCGAGAAAAGGAATAATAGAAAGATGGAAGAGGCCAAAAAAGTTTAAAGTTCGCGAATACACTAGATGTTCCGTGTGTGGAAGACCAAAAGCTGTTTATAGAGAATTCGGCTTGTGCAGAGTTTGCTTCAGGAAAATGGCACTTGAAGGCAAACTCCCTGGTGTCAAAAAGGCAAGCTGGTAA
- the map gene encoding type I methionyl aminopeptidase: protein MIRLKSSLELEYMKKACQAVGIVLKELGKIIKEGVTAKNVEEYVLKRFDELGVKPAFKGYRGYQYATCVSVNEEVLHGSPLERKVFKQGDLVSIDLGAIYEGYYGDGAITYCVGFADNVAQKLLCVGKEALEKAIGIVRNGVRVGDISYAIQSYVEANGFNVIRDYVGHGIGRNLHEEPEIPNYGKPGTGALIMDKMTIAIEVMVCEGDWQVSVLNDGWTVVMVDGKRSVHFEHTVLVTKDGAEVLTKF from the coding sequence TTGATCAGGTTAAAATCCTCCTTGGAGTTAGAGTACATGAAAAAAGCATGTCAAGCTGTGGGAATAGTTTTAAAGGAGCTTGGAAAAATCATTAAAGAAGGAGTAACAGCTAAGAATGTCGAAGAATATGTTCTTAAAAGATTTGATGAACTTGGGGTGAAACCAGCTTTCAAAGGATACAGAGGTTATCAATATGCAACCTGCGTTTCTGTGAATGAAGAAGTACTTCATGGATCTCCCCTTGAAAGAAAGGTTTTCAAGCAAGGTGATCTTGTTTCGATTGATTTAGGAGCAATATATGAAGGTTATTATGGAGATGGCGCTATTACATATTGTGTTGGTTTCGCAGATAATGTGGCTCAAAAATTGCTATGCGTAGGAAAAGAAGCTTTAGAGAAAGCTATAGGGATTGTTCGAAATGGTGTAAGAGTCGGTGATATATCTTATGCTATTCAATCATATGTTGAAGCAAATGGTTTTAATGTTATTCGGGACTATGTAGGACATGGTATAGGAAGAAATCTCCACGAAGAACCTGAAATACCAAATTATGGAAAACCCGGTACAGGTGCTTTAATCATGGATAAGATGACAATTGCAATCGAGGTCATGGTTTGTGAAGGTGATTGGCAGGTTTCTGTATTGAATGATGGATGGACTGTCGTAATGGTTGATGGAAAAAGAAGCGTTCATTTTGAGCATACGGTACTTGTTACTAAGGATGGGGCAGAGGTTCTAACGAAGTTTTAA
- the rplR gene encoding 50S ribosomal protein L18 produces MIKKEDRKFKRIKRHLRIRKKVFGTSERPRLSVFRSEKHIYAQIIDDTKGHTLVSASTLDPDLRARIAKTYNKEAAKEVGKLVAQKALSKGISQVVFDRGGFKFHGRIRELADAAREAGLKF; encoded by the coding sequence GTGATAAAAAAAGAAGATAGAAAATTCAAAAGGATAAAAAGGCATCTGCGAATCAGAAAAAAAGTCTTTGGGACTTCTGAAAGACCAAGACTTTCTGTATTCAGAAGCGAGAAACATATATATGCTCAGATAATTGATGATACAAAAGGACACACTCTTGTTTCGGCTTCGACCCTTGATCCTGATCTGAGGGCAAGAATAGCAAAAACATACAACAAAGAGGCTGCTAAAGAAGTAGGAAAACTTGTCGCCCAAAAAGCTTTGAGCAAAGGAATATCACAGGTTGTTTTTGACCGCGGTGGCTTTAAATTCCACGGCAGGATCAGGGAACTCGCTGATGCAGCGAGAGAAGCTGGTTTGAAGTTCTGA
- the rpsM gene encoding 30S ribosomal protein S13, which translates to MARIVGVELPGNKKCFVALTYLYGVGRTRAFEILKNTGINPDKRVKDLTDEEVSKITKFIQDHYKVEGELRTDINRNIKRLIDIGCYRGFRHKLGLPVRGQRTRSNARTRKGPRPSRIKTKKKKEQTV; encoded by the coding sequence ATGGCGCGTATAGTAGGTGTTGAGCTGCCCGGCAATAAGAAATGCTTTGTTGCGCTAACTTATTTATATGGAGTAGGAAGAACACGAGCTTTTGAAATATTGAAAAATACGGGCATAAATCCAGACAAGAGAGTAAAAGATTTAACAGATGAGGAAGTTAGTAAAATTACCAAATTTATTCAGGATCATTACAAAGTTGAGGGAGAGCTCAGAACAGATATTAACAGAAATATAAAAAGATTAATAGATATCGGCTGTTATCGTGGTTTCAGACACAAACTTGGGTTGCCTGTTAGAGGCCAGAGAACGAGATCAAATGCAAGGACACGTAAAGGTCCAAGACCAAGTAGAATAAAAACTAAAAAGAAAAAAGAGCAGACAGTCTAA
- the rpmJ gene encoding 50S ribosomal protein L36, which translates to MKVRSSVKKRCEHCQVIKRHGRVLIICKANPKHNQKQG; encoded by the coding sequence ATGAAAGTCAGGTCTTCTGTGAAAAAAAGATGCGAACACTGTCAGGTAATTAAAAGACATGGGCGAGTATTAATAATCTGTAAAGCAAATCCAAAACATAACCAGAAACAGGGTTGA
- the infA gene encoding translation initiation factor IF-1 translates to MPKDDVIKMEGTITEARRNATFLVELDNGHKILAQISGRMRKNFIRLFPGDRVVVELSIYDLTKGRIVYRKKLDRKGSDEGTGERS, encoded by the coding sequence ATGCCGAAGGATGATGTGATTAAAATGGAAGGAACCATCACAGAAGCTAGAAGAAACGCGACATTCCTTGTTGAACTGGATAATGGTCACAAAATCTTGGCTCAGATTTCTGGGAGGATGAGAAAAAATTTCATCAGACTTTTTCCAGGAGATAGAGTTGTTGTAGAGTTGTCGATATATGATTTAACGAAAGGCCGGATAGTTTACAGAAAAAAATTAGATAGAAAAGGATCTGATGAAGGCACTGGTGAAAGGAGCTGA
- the rplE gene encoding 50S ribosomal protein L5 — protein MVTQYIPLKEKYEKEVVPKLMKEFNYRNINQVPRIEKIVINMGIGEGSRNADLLNKHLKELAAITGQKPVITKAKKSISNFKIRKGMNVGLKVTLRGLRMWNFLYKIANIVLPKVRDFRGLNPNSFDGHGNYSFGLTEQFVFPEITPDQSPKTQGMDIVIVTTARTDAEAFKLLEFLGFPFKR, from the coding sequence ATGGTTACTCAGTACATTCCGCTTAAAGAAAAATATGAAAAGGAAGTTGTACCAAAGCTGATGAAAGAGTTTAATTACAGAAATATAAATCAGGTTCCGCGAATTGAAAAAATTGTCATAAATATGGGTATAGGCGAAGGATCAAGAAATGCTGATCTACTTAACAAACACCTTAAAGAGCTTGCAGCTATAACTGGACAGAAGCCAGTGATTACAAAAGCTAAGAAAAGTATTTCCAATTTCAAGATCAGGAAAGGTATGAATGTGGGCTTAAAAGTCACATTACGAGGCTTGAGAATGTGGAATTTTCTGTACAAAATTGCAAATATAGTTTTGCCAAAAGTGAGGGACTTTAGAGGACTTAATCCGAATTCTTTTGATGGGCATGGAAATTATAGCTTTGGACTTACCGAGCAATTTGTTTTTCCAGAAATAACCCCTGATCAATCACCAAAAACCCAGGGTATGGATATAGTGATTGTTACCACCGCAAGAACAGATGCTGAAGCTTTCAAATTACTTGAATTTCTTGGATTTCCCTTTAAGCGCTGA
- the rpsH gene encoding 30S ribosomal protein S8, with translation MWSDPIADMLTRIRNANVVFKEYVDVPASNIKKAICEILKKEGFIHDYKYIEDGKQGILRIHMKYKGQRRDRERVIKGIVRVSKPGRRLYVSKDEIPKVKNGIGVAILTTSKGVVTDKEARVLGVGGEVIAYIW, from the coding sequence ATGTGGAGTGACCCGATAGCCGATATGCTCACGAGAATAAGGAACGCTAATGTGGTTTTTAAAGAATACGTAGATGTTCCTGCCTCAAACATTAAAAAGGCGATCTGTGAAATATTGAAAAAGGAAGGATTCATACATGATTATAAGTATATAGAGGATGGTAAACAGGGAATTTTGAGAATACACATGAAATACAAGGGCCAGAGAAGAGATAGAGAAAGAGTTATCAAGGGAATCGTGAGAGTTTCGAAGCCTGGAAGGCGCCTGTACGTCTCAAAAGATGAGATACCCAAGGTGAAAAACGGTATAGGTGTCGCAATACTCACTACCTCTAAGGGCGTAGTGACTGATAAAGAAGCTCGTGTCCTTGGAGTTGGAGGCGAAGTCATAGCATATATATGGTGA
- the secY gene encoding preprotein translocase subunit SecY produces MWKALQNAFKIPELRNRILFTVATLIVFRLGIYIPIPGINIQAWGEAFKRFGESAAGGILSFYDVFTGGALENFSIFAMSVTPYINASIVLQLLSSVIPKLRDLLREGEEGRKKFAQYTRNLTVILGAFQSFIVSFSLVRQNPDIVSYGLNPFAFTMISTISMLAGTMFLLWLGDRITERGIGNGISILIFAGIVARYPNYFGRILLGRLNIFGWIFLIVVSLVTIAGIVYVQQAERRINIQYASRVTGRRIYGGASTYIPVKVNQGGVIPIIFASAIIMIPAAIAQMAGWETLRRILGPGSLLYVVIYGLLVFFFTYFYSVVVFDPHDVSENVRKYGGFIPGIRPGKSTEEYIQRIINRVTFMGALFLVLIALLPHLVQAVTNVDIIVGGTSTLIAVGVALDVVQQMEAHLIMRHYEGFIKKGRIKGR; encoded by the coding sequence GTGTGGAAAGCGCTTCAAAACGCCTTTAAAATACCGGAGTTGCGAAATAGAATTTTGTTTACGGTTGCCACGTTGATTGTTTTTAGACTGGGTATATATATACCAATACCTGGTATAAATATCCAAGCGTGGGGAGAAGCATTTAAGAGATTTGGTGAATCAGCGGCAGGTGGGATACTGAGCTTTTACGATGTATTTACAGGGGGTGCCCTGGAGAATTTCTCTATTTTTGCAATGAGTGTGACGCCATATATAAATGCCTCGATTGTTTTGCAGCTTCTTTCATCTGTTATTCCCAAACTCAGAGATCTTTTGAGGGAGGGAGAAGAAGGCAGAAAAAAGTTTGCTCAATATACACGAAATTTAACGGTGATTCTGGGTGCATTTCAATCTTTTATAGTTTCTTTCAGTCTTGTCAGGCAGAATCCAGATATAGTTTCATATGGTCTCAATCCATTTGCTTTTACCATGATTTCGACTATTTCAATGCTTGCAGGGACCATGTTTTTGCTGTGGTTGGGGGATAGAATAACTGAACGCGGTATTGGAAATGGTATTTCAATATTGATCTTTGCTGGTATTGTAGCCAGATATCCAAATTACTTTGGTCGTATATTGCTTGGAAGATTGAATATTTTTGGCTGGATCTTCTTGATAGTTGTTTCTTTGGTAACGATAGCGGGTATTGTATACGTGCAGCAGGCAGAAAGGCGCATAAATATTCAGTACGCCAGTCGGGTTACAGGAAGAAGAATCTACGGAGGAGCCTCAACATATATACCTGTGAAGGTTAATCAGGGTGGCGTTATCCCAATAATCTTTGCAAGTGCTATAATTATGATACCCGCCGCAATTGCGCAAATGGCTGGTTGGGAGACATTGAGACGTATTCTTGGTCCAGGAAGTCTTCTTTATGTGGTGATCTATGGTTTATTGGTTTTCTTCTTCACTTATTTTTACAGTGTAGTTGTTTTTGATCCACACGATGTTTCGGAAAATGTCAGGAAATACGGTGGATTCATACCTGGCATAAGACCCGGTAAATCCACGGAGGAGTATATTCAGAGAATAATTAACAGGGTTACTTTTATGGGAGCGTTGTTTTTAGTGCTGATAGCACTTTTACCCCATTTGGTTCAGGCTGTAACCAATGTAGATATCATAGTGGGTGGAACATCCACTTTGATAGCCGTTGGTGTTGCATTAGATGTGGTTCAGCAAATGGAAGCTCATTTGATCATGAGACATTATGAGGGATTCATAAAGAAAGGCAGGATTAAGGGAAGATGA
- the rpmC gene encoding 50S ribosomal protein L29 — protein MKAAEIRNYSDEELKKLLLEKKKQLMDMRFQHAMGQLRNTAQIKEVRRDIARIRTILRERELGIRR, from the coding sequence ATGAAGGCAGCCGAAATCCGAAACTATTCGGACGAAGAACTGAAAAAATTGCTGTTGGAAAAGAAAAAACAGCTCATGGATATGAGATTTCAACACGCTATGGGTCAACTTAGAAACACTGCACAAATCAAAGAAGTGAGAAGAGATATAGCAAGAATCAGAACAATTCTTCGAGAAAGAGAACTCGGTATAAGGAGGTAA
- the rplF gene encoding 50S ribosomal protein L6, with protein MSKLGKKPILIPSGVQINIEGDMISVKGPKGTLSQRLSPYIKVAIEENKLWVQQNEESIVRRSQRKMLRTFQGTYWSLIKNMIAGVTEGFEKQLEIVGVGYRAQLQGNKVSLQLGYTHPIVLEPPAGVSVEVPAPNVVVVKGIDKQKVGQFAAEVRSWRKVNVYSGKGVKYRNEVVKLKEGKKA; from the coding sequence ATGTCTAAACTTGGAAAAAAACCGATCTTGATACCTTCGGGAGTTCAAATTAATATAGAAGGGGACATGATAAGCGTTAAGGGACCAAAGGGGACTTTATCGCAACGCTTATCTCCTTATATTAAAGTGGCTATTGAAGAAAATAAACTCTGGGTTCAACAAAACGAGGAATCTATAGTTCGCAGGTCCCAGAGAAAAATGCTGAGGACATTTCAGGGTACTTACTGGTCTTTGATTAAAAATATGATAGCCGGCGTGACTGAGGGATTTGAGAAGCAACTGGAAATAGTCGGGGTTGGTTACAGGGCTCAACTTCAGGGTAATAAAGTTTCTTTGCAATTGGGATACACTCACCCTATTGTTCTTGAGCCACCAGCAGGCGTGTCTGTCGAAGTTCCTGCACCGAATGTCGTTGTTGTTAAAGGAATTGACAAACAAAAAGTTGGTCAGTTTGCTGCAGAAGTTAGGTCCTGGAGAAAAGTCAATGTTTACAGCGGTAAAGGTGTGAAATACAGAAACGAAGTAGTGAAATTGAAGGAAGGTAAGAAAGCTTAA
- a CDS encoding adenylate kinase, with product MKIVLLGAPGAGKGTLAKDLSIMFSVPHISTGDMFREAVAAGTELGVKVQNILSSGALVPDEIVNQVVEERLRKQDCEKGFIFDGYPRTIAQAIALDEILQKMSKKLDLAIYLEASEETVVKRLTSRRICPKCGKIYNLISMPPVSDQICDDCGEQLVIREDDKEEVVRKRYRLYLETTAPLVEYYSGRDILVSVNSERDHRKLVEDVSRLLKKVIS from the coding sequence ATGAAAATAGTTTTGCTTGGTGCCCCCGGTGCGGGGAAAGGTACTCTTGCAAAAGATTTATCGATTATGTTTAGTGTGCCTCATATCTCTACCGGAGATATGTTTAGAGAAGCAGTGGCTGCTGGCACGGAGTTGGGCGTAAAAGTACAGAATATTCTCAGTTCAGGTGCTCTTGTACCTGATGAAATTGTGAACCAAGTAGTTGAGGAAAGATTGAGAAAGCAGGATTGTGAAAAGGGATTCATATTTGATGGTTATCCCAGAACAATTGCACAGGCTATCGCTTTGGATGAAATTTTACAAAAGATGTCAAAAAAATTGGATTTGGCAATCTATCTTGAAGCGAGTGAAGAAACAGTTGTAAAAAGATTGACCAGTAGGAGAATCTGCCCAAAATGTGGCAAGATTTACAATTTAATTTCAATGCCACCAGTGAGTGATCAAATTTGTGACGATTGTGGAGAACAGCTTGTAATTCGTGAGGATGATAAAGAAGAAGTGGTGAGAAAACGCTACAGACTTTATCTCGAGACGACTGCACCGCTTGTAGAGTATTATAGCGGCAGAGATATTCTCGTATCAGTTAATTCTGAGAGAGATCACAGAAAATTGGTTGAAGATGTCTCGAGATTGTTGAAAAAGGTGATATCTTGA
- the rpsD gene encoding 30S ribosomal protein S4: MARYTGPICRLCRREGMKLYLKGERCFTEHCAFDKRPYAPGDHGRQRGKLSQYGTQLRAKQVMRVIYGIPERQFEHYFEKALGMSGDTRENLVRLVESRVDNIVYRLGFAISRRQARQLVTHGHFSVNGVKIDIPSYKLRPGDIVEVREKSRSLAAIKHAVESSKDRTQVPWVEVDFDSYRGTFLRLPNLEEVTDLPVDVQAIVEFYSR, from the coding sequence ATGGCAAGATATACTGGACCTATATGCAGACTCTGTCGCAGAGAAGGAATGAAGCTTTACTTAAAGGGAGAACGTTGTTTTACTGAGCACTGTGCGTTTGACAAAAGACCATATGCGCCTGGCGATCATGGACGGCAACGCGGTAAACTCTCCCAGTATGGCACACAATTACGCGCCAAGCAAGTAATGAGAGTTATATACGGCATTCCCGAAAGACAATTCGAGCACTATTTTGAAAAAGCCCTGGGAATGTCTGGCGATACACGAGAAAATCTTGTCAGATTGGTAGAATCCCGTGTTGACAACATAGTCTACAGATTAGGATTTGCTATCAGCAGAAGGCAAGCAAGACAACTTGTAACTCATGGACATTTTTCTGTAAATGGTGTGAAGATAGATATACCTTCTTACAAACTCAGGCCAGGTGATATCGTTGAAGTAAGAGAAAAGAGCAGATCACTGGCTGCCATTAAGCATGCTGTAGAAAGCTCGAAAGATAGGACTCAGGTGCCTTGGGTAGAGGTTGATTTTGATTCTTATAGGGGAACTTTTCTACGTCTTCCAAACTTAGAAGAAGTCACAGATCTACCAGTTGATGTCCAGGCAATCGTTGAATTCTACTCGAGGTGA
- the rplN gene encoding 50S ribosomal protein L14 — protein MIQNESYLNVADNSGAKKLRVIRVMGGFHKKYGTVGDIVVCSVRDVVPNTGIKKGEVVKAVIVRTKKPVRRPDGTYIRFDDNAAVLIDKFNEPRGTRVFGPVAREIREKGYMKIISLAPEVL, from the coding sequence ATGATTCAAAATGAAAGTTACCTCAATGTTGCAGATAACTCCGGGGCTAAGAAACTACGAGTTATAAGAGTGATGGGAGGCTTTCACAAAAAGTATGGGACTGTGGGAGATATAGTTGTTTGCTCTGTCAGAGATGTTGTTCCGAATACAGGTATCAAGAAAGGGGAAGTAGTCAAAGCTGTGATTGTGAGGACGAAGAAACCCGTCAGAAGACCTGATGGTACGTATATAAGATTTGATGATAACGCAGCTGTATTGATCGATAAATTCAACGAACCTCGGGGAACGCGTGTTTTTGGTCCTGTCGCACGAGAGATAAGAGAAAAAGGATATATGAAGATAATATCTCTTGCTCCGGAAGTATTATGA
- the rplO gene encoding 50S ribosomal protein L15 encodes MTKLEDLRPTPGSVKPRKRVGRGIGSGHGKTSGRGHKGQKSRGSGKVHMWLEGGQTPLHRRLPKVGFKSFTHKNYAIVNIRLLEEKFSANDEITPELLLEKGFIKKIKDGVKILGSGELTKPLIVKAHAFSNSAKKAIEMVGGKVEVI; translated from the coding sequence ATGACAAAACTTGAGGATCTCAGACCAACTCCAGGCTCTGTTAAACCCCGAAAAAGAGTTGGCAGAGGTATTGGATCTGGCCATGGTAAGACCAGTGGCAGAGGTCATAAGGGGCAGAAATCTCGCGGCTCCGGTAAGGTCCACATGTGGCTTGAGGGAGGTCAAACTCCTCTTCACAGAAGACTTCCAAAAGTTGGATTTAAAAGCTTTACGCACAAAAACTATGCAATAGTAAATATAAGGTTACTCGAGGAAAAATTCAGTGCTAACGATGAGATTACTCCAGAATTATTACTTGAAAAGGGATTCATAAAAAAGATCAAAGATGGTGTAAAAATACTTGGTTCAGGAGAGCTGACAAAGCCATTAATAGTTAAAGCACATGCCTTCAGCAATAGCGCAAAAAAAGCTATAGAGATGGTTGGTGGCAAGGTAGAGGTGATATAG
- the rpsQ gene encoding 30S ribosomal protein S17 — MSKKRLTGVVVSNKMDKTVVVEVTRKLEHPVYKKYIQRSKKYYAHDEKNECKAGDTVLIEETRPLSKMKRWRVVEVLKREVIAEETLNTKESEEV; from the coding sequence ATGTCTAAAAAGAGGCTAACAGGTGTTGTCGTGAGTAATAAAATGGACAAAACGGTGGTTGTTGAAGTAACAAGAAAACTGGAACATCCTGTGTACAAAAAGTACATTCAAAGATCCAAAAAATATTATGCACATGATGAAAAAAATGAATGCAAAGCTGGCGATACCGTTCTTATAGAAGAGACAAGACCACTCAGCAAAATGAAAAGATGGCGCGTTGTTGAAGTTCTTAAAAGAGAAGTCATAGCAGAGGAAACACTCAATACCAAGGAGAGTGAAGAGGTATGA